In a genomic window of Mucilaginibacter sp. KACC 22063:
- a CDS encoding FeoB-associated Cys-rich membrane protein — protein MIQTVIIVLLFAAALFYVGRMIYKSFTAKKGCGSNCKCGVDFSNIKPN, from the coding sequence ATGATCCAGACAGTAATTATCGTTTTACTTTTTGCAGCAGCACTGTTTTATGTAGGCCGAATGATCTACAAAAGCTTTACGGCTAAAAAGGGTTGCGGTAGCAATTGTAAGTGCGGCGTGGATTTTTCTAATATAAAACCCAACTAA
- a CDS encoding Crp/Fnr family transcriptional regulator, whose product MSIAGIFPIDEWIFDSGSALNALAEEDYNRLMINSSLHTYKKGEIIFREGTVPSGIFLVHAGKVKKYKTDHLGKQQIIYIAKAKELIGYHAVLSEERYPDSAAAIENCMIYFIPAVDFMFIIKKCPLFALRLIKILSHDIKVLSNSISVLGQRTATERLAIALIVLREKYKEEDEDFKKIYLTISRSDLAYITGIAKENVVRILKDFKQEGLIETDGHKIKITDIKLLIKRANYR is encoded by the coding sequence ATGAGTATTGCCGGAATTTTCCCCATTGATGAGTGGATCTTTGACAGCGGATCTGCACTTAATGCCTTGGCAGAAGAAGACTATAATCGCCTGATGATTAATAGTAGTTTGCACACTTATAAAAAGGGCGAAATAATATTTAGAGAAGGAACTGTGCCGTCCGGGATTTTTCTTGTACACGCTGGAAAAGTAAAAAAGTACAAGACCGATCATTTGGGCAAACAGCAAATCATATACATTGCTAAAGCAAAAGAACTGATAGGCTATCATGCTGTTCTGTCAGAGGAGCGGTACCCGGATTCGGCAGCTGCGATTGAAAACTGCATGATTTATTTTATACCTGCAGTTGATTTTATGTTCATCATAAAAAAATGCCCGCTTTTCGCCTTAAGACTAATTAAAATATTAAGCCACGATATTAAGGTATTATCAAACAGTATTTCGGTATTGGGCCAGCGAACAGCAACAGAACGATTGGCTATAGCTTTAATAGTACTGCGCGAAAAGTATAAAGAGGAGGATGAGGACTTTAAAAAAATCTATTTAACCATCTCCAGAAGCGACCTTGCCTATATAACAGGGATCGCTAAAGAAAATGTGGTAAGGATATTGAAGGACTTTAAACAAGAAGGGCTGATAGAAACAGACGGCCATAAAATTAAAATAACAGACATTAAATTATTAATCAAACGCGCTAATTACCGGTAG
- a CDS encoding FkbM family methyltransferase gives MKKAIISTLQKLLGFENYLYYFSRFKAFMLKYDKYERGFLQFLDLIPPGTTLLDIGANIGITTVPMAKKFPSLTLHSFEPVPPNINALKRIIKHYKLKNVVLHEIGLADAPGELKMVIPVINGVKMQGLCHVFNEATDDPNEGEIISVPVKRLDDLAELQVVQKIAGIKIDVENFEYYVLKGAQQLLTKHKPVIYCELWANEMRQVVMDYLKEIGYIAKVYENNKLVDFINQEESNFIFINE, from the coding sequence ATGAAAAAAGCAATCATCTCAACGCTTCAAAAACTATTAGGATTCGAAAATTACCTGTACTATTTTTCACGGTTTAAGGCCTTTATGCTCAAATATGATAAGTATGAGCGTGGTTTTCTGCAATTTTTAGATCTTATCCCACCCGGTACCACCTTGTTAGATATAGGCGCAAATATTGGCATTACCACGGTGCCTATGGCTAAAAAGTTTCCATCATTAACACTTCATTCTTTTGAGCCGGTGCCGCCCAATATCAATGCCCTTAAGCGTATTATTAAACACTACAAGCTTAAAAATGTAGTGTTGCACGAGATTGGTTTGGCTGATGCGCCCGGCGAATTAAAAATGGTGATACCGGTTATTAACGGTGTTAAAATGCAGGGGCTTTGTCATGTGTTTAATGAGGCAACCGATGACCCTAATGAGGGTGAGATAATCTCAGTGCCGGTAAAAAGGCTTGACGACCTTGCTGAACTGCAGGTAGTACAAAAAATTGCGGGTATTAAAATAGATGTAGAAAACTTTGAATACTATGTACTTAAGGGTGCGCAGCAGCTGTTAACCAAGCATAAGCCGGTAATTTATTGCGAGTTGTGGGCCAACGAAATGCGTCAGGTAGTAATGGACTATCTTAAAGAAATAGGTTATATTGCAAAAGTTTATGAAAACAACAAATTAGTTGATTTTATAAACCAGGAAGAATCAAACTTTATTTTTATAAACGAATGA
- a CDS encoding type 1 glutamine amidotransferase, with amino-acid sequence MINKKQPIKVAVLDLYNGISNTAISAFEKLLTDCKSLHGADMDWQVFDVRKNTALPGDKFDIYICSGGPGNPFTAHEEWDKRYFELIESLDRHNRSSATRKKYALFICHSFQLMCRQYNLGTVCLRKKPVYGIVPATFVNNGNADTVFNGLNDPFYVLDSRSWQVINPDEKVFEKMGAQLLAIEQGTAISEAEPAMMAIRFSPYFIGTQFHPEAEPAALKNNLLTATRKNEVITAHGEAHYHELLRLLNKPSILGATYDTIIPGFLKQAIDGLKAID; translated from the coding sequence ATGATTAACAAAAAGCAGCCTATAAAGGTTGCCGTATTAGATCTTTACAACGGTATTTCAAATACCGCAATAAGTGCTTTTGAAAAGCTGCTTACAGACTGTAAAAGCCTGCATGGGGCAGATATGGACTGGCAGGTATTTGATGTAAGGAAAAACACAGCTTTACCCGGCGATAAGTTCGATATTTATATATGCAGCGGCGGGCCGGGAAACCCATTTACGGCACATGAGGAATGGGACAAACGTTATTTTGAACTTATAGAATCGCTGGATAGGCATAACCGCTCATCTGCTACCCGTAAAAAGTATGCGCTTTTTATTTGTCACTCTTTTCAACTGATGTGCAGGCAATATAATTTAGGAACAGTATGCCTGCGTAAAAAACCCGTTTATGGCATTGTGCCGGCAACCTTTGTTAATAACGGAAATGCCGATACCGTTTTCAACGGCCTGAACGACCCGTTCTACGTACTCGACTCGCGAAGCTGGCAGGTAATTAATCCGGATGAAAAAGTTTTTGAAAAAATGGGTGCACAATTATTAGCCATTGAACAGGGCACGGCCATTTCTGAAGCAGAACCAGCCATGATGGCTATCCGCTTTTCGCCTTACTTTATAGGTACACAATTTCACCCCGAAGCGGAGCCTGCGGCTTTAAAAAATAATTTACTTACAGCTACGCGTAAAAATGAGGTAATAACAGCACATGGCGAAGCGCACTACCATGAACTGCTGCGCCTTTTGAATAAACCATCAATACTTGGAGCAACATACGACACTATAATACCCGGATTTTTAAAACAGGCAATTGACGGATTAAAAGCAATTGATTGA
- the typA gene encoding translational GTPase TypA has protein sequence MQNKIRNIAIIAHVDHGKTTLVDKILHSCAIFRDNQETGELILDNNDLERERGITIVSKNVSVRYKDVKINIIDTPGHADFGGEVERVLKMADGVLLLCDAFEGAMPQTRFVTQKALALGLKPIVVVNKVDKENCRPEEVYEQIFELFFNLEATEEQLDFPVIYGSSKQGWMNTDWKVPTDNIFPLMDAILENIPPAPISEGTLQMQITSLDYSSFVGRIAIGRVARGTIKEGQPVSLVKRDGTIQKTRIKELYTFEGLGKVKATEVQSGDICAVVGIEGFDIGDTIADFEKPEQLEVIKIDEPTMNMLFTINNSPFFGKEGKFVTSRHLRDRLYKEMEKNLALRVVETESPDAYLVYGRGILHLSVLIETMRREGYELQVGQPQVIVKEIDGVKCEPVETLIVDVPGDVAGKVIELVTQRKGDLLVMEPKGDLQHLEFDIPARGIIGLRNNVLTATGGEAIMAHRFKAYEPWKGQIPGRLNGVLVSMDTGKTTAFAIDKLQDRGRFFIDPGVDIYEGQVLGEHIRDNDLVINLTKGKQLTNMRASGSDTNVRIAPAIKFSLEESMEYIQADEYIEVTPQSIRIRKIYLNENERKINAKKFVNQ, from the coding sequence ATGCAAAATAAAATCCGCAATATTGCTATCATAGCACACGTTGACCACGGCAAAACTACGCTGGTTGACAAAATCCTGCACAGTTGTGCCATTTTTCGTGACAACCAGGAAACAGGCGAGCTGATACTGGACAACAACGATCTTGAGCGCGAACGTGGTATCACCATCGTTTCTAAAAACGTTTCTGTTCGTTACAAAGACGTAAAAATTAACATTATTGATACTCCGGGCCACGCCGACTTTGGTGGCGAGGTTGAACGTGTACTTAAAATGGCTGACGGTGTATTGCTGCTTTGCGATGCATTTGAAGGCGCTATGCCTCAAACCCGTTTCGTAACACAAAAGGCATTGGCTTTAGGCCTTAAACCTATTGTGGTTGTAAATAAGGTAGATAAAGAAAACTGCCGTCCTGAAGAGGTTTATGAGCAGATATTTGAACTTTTCTTTAACCTTGAAGCTACTGAAGAACAGCTTGACTTCCCGGTAATTTACGGTTCGTCAAAACAAGGTTGGATGAATACCGACTGGAAAGTTCCGACTGATAATATTTTTCCATTGATGGATGCCATTCTGGAAAACATTCCACCGGCTCCTATCAGCGAAGGTACTTTGCAAATGCAGATCACCTCGCTTGACTATTCATCATTTGTTGGCCGTATCGCTATTGGCCGTGTTGCCCGTGGTACTATTAAAGAAGGCCAGCCGGTATCTTTGGTTAAACGCGACGGTACTATTCAAAAAACAAGAATTAAAGAGCTTTACACTTTTGAAGGCTTAGGTAAGGTTAAAGCTACCGAAGTACAATCTGGTGATATTTGCGCTGTTGTAGGTATAGAAGGTTTTGATATTGGCGATACTATTGCCGATTTCGAAAAACCGGAACAACTGGAGGTCATCAAAATTGACGAGCCTACCATGAACATGTTGTTCACGATCAACAACTCGCCGTTCTTTGGTAAAGAAGGTAAATTTGTTACCTCACGCCACCTGCGCGATCGTTTATACAAAGAGATGGAGAAAAACCTGGCGTTAAGGGTTGTAGAAACCGAATCGCCGGATGCATACCTGGTTTATGGCCGTGGTATCCTTCACTTATCTGTATTAATTGAAACCATGCGCCGCGAAGGTTACGAATTACAGGTAGGCCAGCCGCAGGTTATTGTTAAAGAGATTGACGGTGTTAAATGTGAGCCGGTCGAAACGCTGATTGTTGACGTACCTGGTGATGTTGCCGGTAAAGTAATTGAGCTGGTAACACAACGTAAAGGCGACCTGTTAGTGATGGAGCCTAAAGGCGACTTGCAACACTTAGAATTTGATATCCCTGCACGTGGTATCATTGGTTTACGTAATAACGTATTAACTGCTACTGGCGGCGAGGCCATTATGGCACACCGTTTTAAAGCATACGAACCATGGAAAGGTCAGATCCCTGGCCGCTTAAATGGTGTATTGGTATCAATGGATACTGGTAAAACTACTGCTTTTGCTATTGATAAATTGCAGGACCGTGGCCGTTTCTTTATCGATCCGGGAGTTGATATTTACGAAGGACAGGTATTAGGCGAGCACATCCGTGATAATGATTTGGTGATTAACTTAACTAAAGGCAAGCAGTTAACCAACATGCGTGCATCAGGTAGTGATACCAACGTACGTATTGCTCCTGCTATCAAATTTTCGTTAGAAGAATCAATGGAATACATCCAGGCTGACGAGTACATCGAGGTTACTCCACAAAGCATCCGTATTCGTAAAATCTATCTGAACGAAAACGAAAGAAAGATCAATGCTAAAAAGTTTGTAAACCAATAA
- a CDS encoding FkbM family methyltransferase, whose translation MFTEENKYPGFKPRNSFSQDGEDMILRSLLSESIVDFDHYKGFFIDIGAHHPFRYSNTAYFYEQGWQGINIEPTPDAINLFEQYRVRDKNLNVGIGAEREKRTLYQFKEPSLNTFDKELADSQAATDERYQVVGTAEVDIYPLSQLLDEHLPEATVIDFMSIDVAGLDIQLLESNNWEKYRPAYLLVEDVDNESGKVDASEIYSFLHDQGYEQLGYKTPRTLIFKVK comes from the coding sequence ATGTTTACTGAAGAAAATAAATACCCTGGTTTTAAGCCGCGCAACTCTTTCTCGCAAGACGGTGAAGACATGATTTTAAGATCGCTGCTGAGCGAAAGCATTGTAGATTTTGATCATTATAAAGGTTTTTTCATCGACATAGGTGCGCATCACCCTTTCCGGTATTCCAACACGGCATATTTTTATGAGCAGGGTTGGCAGGGTATTAATATTGAGCCTACCCCGGATGCGATCAACCTTTTTGAGCAATACCGCGTTCGCGATAAAAACCTGAACGTTGGTATTGGTGCTGAAAGGGAAAAGCGCACATTATATCAGTTTAAAGAACCTTCATTAAATACTTTTGATAAAGAGCTGGCCGATAGCCAGGCCGCAACCGACGAACGCTACCAGGTTGTAGGGACTGCCGAAGTAGATATTTATCCGTTATCTCAATTACTGGATGAGCACTTACCAGAAGCTACCGTAATTGATTTTATGAGCATTGACGTAGCTGGTTTGGATATCCAGCTATTAGAATCAAACAACTGGGAAAAATATCGCCCTGCTTATTTATTGGTAGAAGATGTGGATAATGAATCGGGTAAGGTTGATGCTTCTGAAATTTACAGCTTTCTGCACGATCAGGGGTATGAGCAGTTAGGATATAAAACTCCGCGTACGCTGATATTTAAAGTGAAGTAA
- a CDS encoding flippase — MRLPNIPGFDQQALEKYFKNTGWLFIGRIGSLAIKMVVGIVLANYLGATQNGVINGGLAYLSFFAAIATLGLDQYIVKELHQYPENRDAILGTSFWMKIMAGLLCIPLIFAAYHIYPAKATPYSYVFILSFTGLVQAFNVIDSYYQAQVQSKYIMRVQVIGNIISAAIKFILVLLKYPLVYFIYSYLFDIVILSTGYFFTYQSQGRSIFKWGFESKLAKKLLTYSWPLIIAGIMVSVYMKIDQIMLQNMSGAKEAGAYATVASLSEAWNFIPSIIVSSLFPAILNAKRDDEQRYKKRVQNLYDLMVYISLPTAIVITFAAPFIYTLYKHEYAYAAPVLSVHIWSGIFVFLGVASSQQLITENLNKLTFIRTGFGAVVNILLNLVLIPKMGMMGAAIATLVAYASATFLLLFIPKTFRQGVMMLKSLFLISLIQKILKR, encoded by the coding sequence ATGCGCTTACCTAACATTCCCGGTTTTGACCAGCAAGCTTTAGAAAAGTATTTTAAAAATACCGGGTGGTTGTTTATAGGCCGTATTGGCAGCCTTGCTATTAAAATGGTGGTGGGTATAGTGCTGGCCAATTACTTAGGCGCAACCCAAAATGGTGTAATAAACGGCGGCTTAGCTTACTTATCATTTTTCGCGGCTATAGCTACGCTTGGTTTAGACCAGTACATTGTAAAAGAGCTGCATCAATATCCCGAAAACCGCGATGCTATTTTAGGGACCTCCTTCTGGATGAAGATAATGGCAGGCCTGTTGTGTATCCCTTTGATCTTTGCGGCATATCATATTTATCCGGCTAAGGCAACGCCTTATAGCTATGTCTTTATCCTGTCGTTTACGGGTTTGGTGCAAGCTTTTAACGTCATCGATTCGTATTACCAGGCGCAGGTACAGTCAAAGTATATTATGCGTGTGCAGGTGATCGGCAATATCATCTCGGCAGCTATTAAGTTTATACTGGTATTGCTTAAATATCCGCTGGTATATTTCATCTATTCATACCTGTTTGATATCGTAATTCTTTCTACCGGCTACTTTTTTACTTACCAATCGCAGGGGCGAAGCATTTTTAAGTGGGGCTTTGAAAGCAAGCTGGCTAAAAAGCTGCTTACTTATTCGTGGCCTTTGATCATTGCAGGTATCATGGTTTCGGTTTATATGAAGATAGACCAAATCATGCTGCAAAACATGAGCGGTGCAAAGGAGGCGGGTGCCTATGCAACGGTAGCTTCACTAAGCGAAGCCTGGAACTTTATCCCGTCAATAATTGTGTCGTCGCTTTTTCCGGCAATTTTAAATGCCAAGCGTGATGACGAACAGCGTTACAAAAAGCGCGTTCAAAACCTTTACGACCTGATGGTATACATCAGCCTGCCAACGGCCATCGTCATAACCTTTGCGGCACCGTTTATCTATACACTTTACAAACACGAATATGCTTATGCCGCACCGGTACTATCGGTACATATATGGTCGGGGATATTTGTGTTTTTAGGCGTGGCCAGCAGCCAGCAACTGATCACCGAAAACTTAAACAAGCTTACCTTTATCCGCACAGGTTTCGGTGCTGTTGTAAACATTTTACTGAACCTGGTGCTTATTCCTAAAATGGGCATGATGGGGGCAGCTATAGCTACGCTGGTTGCTTATGCAAGCGCGACATTTTTACTATTGTTTATCCCCAAAACTTTCAGGCAGGGGGTAATGATGTTAAAATCTTTATTCTTAATTTCACTTATTCAAAAAATATTAAAGCGTTGA
- a CDS encoding FkbM family methyltransferase, whose protein sequence is MSIISSLIELAKKPARLRSLLSFNGKGYLSEIGWFNAFDNKKPVDAEGNPIPWVTYSFIDFIKERIGKQHTVFEFGSGNSTFFYAKYAGIVVSVEHDKGWYDSIANNRPANSEIIFCELKKDGDYCRMPVKLQEKFDIIIVDGRDRVNCCKQAVEALSENGVVVLDDSEREFYKPGIDFLTSKGFKQLSFSGISPGLFYRKSTSIFYKENNCLGI, encoded by the coding sequence TTGAGTATCATTTCATCACTAATAGAATTGGCTAAAAAGCCTGCAAGATTACGTTCTTTACTTTCTTTCAATGGCAAAGGCTATTTAAGCGAAATAGGCTGGTTTAACGCTTTTGATAATAAAAAACCGGTTGATGCCGAAGGTAACCCTATACCGTGGGTAACTTACAGCTTTATTGATTTTATAAAAGAGCGCATTGGTAAGCAGCATACCGTATTTGAGTTTGGTTCAGGCAATTCAACCTTCTTTTATGCAAAGTATGCAGGCATTGTTGTATCGGTTGAGCATGATAAAGGCTGGTACGATTCGATTGCCAATAACCGCCCGGCCAACTCTGAAATTATATTTTGCGAACTAAAGAAAGACGGCGACTACTGCCGTATGCCGGTTAAGCTTCAGGAAAAATTTGACATCATCATTGTTGACGGCCGCGACCGTGTTAATTGTTGTAAACAGGCAGTAGAGGCACTGTCTGAAAACGGTGTTGTAGTGCTTGATGATTCTGAACGCGAATTTTATAAACCAGGGATCGACTTTTTAACCAGTAAAGGCTTTAAACAATTGTCATTCAGCGGCATATCGCCCGGCTTGTTTTACCGTAAGTCAACTTCGATATTTTATAAAGAAAACAACTGTCTGGGTATCTAA
- a CDS encoding glycosyltransferase, giving the protein MQKLAPIALFVYNRPDHTRRTLSYLQKNLLAEDSRLYIFSDAAKTPADEQKVNEVRDMLKNVTGFKAVKVVERKQNMGLAASIIDGVSQLVNEYGKVIVFEDDLLSSPYTLQYFNEALDRYADEEKVMHIGAYMYDLKTPDLPQTFFYRAATSWGWATWARAWKNFEPDVDKLMGQFDKEKINAFSIDGTMNFWKQMQQFKAGKNNSWAIRWYASIFLKGGLTLNPSKSLIQNIGHDGTGVHSNLEDIYNVKPAQQPVTAFPDAIEEHKKTYQAIRNFLKNRKGNLLQRIVRFINQKLKT; this is encoded by the coding sequence ATGCAGAAACTTGCACCTATTGCATTATTTGTTTACAACCGGCCAGATCATACCCGCCGTACATTAAGCTATCTGCAAAAAAACCTGCTGGCAGAAGATTCGCGCCTGTATATTTTCTCTGATGCGGCTAAAACACCAGCCGATGAGCAGAAAGTAAATGAAGTACGCGATATGCTGAAAAACGTCACCGGCTTTAAGGCAGTAAAAGTAGTTGAGCGTAAACAGAATATGGGGCTGGCGGCATCAATCATAGATGGCGTTAGTCAGCTGGTGAATGAGTACGGCAAAGTGATTGTGTTTGAAGACGACCTGCTTTCGTCCCCTTATACCCTGCAATATTTTAACGAGGCGCTTGACCGCTATGCCGACGAAGAAAAGGTGATGCATATCGGCGCTTATATGTATGACTTAAAAACACCCGACCTGCCGCAGACCTTTTTTTACCGTGCAGCAACCAGCTGGGGCTGGGCCACATGGGCACGTGCCTGGAAAAACTTTGAACCGGATGTTGATAAACTCATGGGCCAGTTTGACAAGGAAAAGATTAACGCCTTTTCTATTGATGGCACCATGAATTTCTGGAAGCAGATGCAGCAGTTTAAGGCTGGTAAAAATAACTCGTGGGCTATACGCTGGTATGCTTCTATATTTTTAAAGGGCGGCTTAACGCTCAACCCTTCCAAATCATTAATTCAAAACATCGGGCACGATGGTACAGGGGTTCATTCAAACCTCGAAGATATCTATAATGTAAAACCGGCACAACAGCCCGTTACTGCCTTCCCCGATGCGATTGAAGAGCATAAGAAAACTTACCAGGCTATCCGTAACTTCTTAAAAAATCGCAAAGGCAATCTATTGCAACGAATAGTGCGCTTTATTAATCAAAAGCTGAAAACTTAG
- a CDS encoding class I SAM-dependent methyltransferase yields MGNELTDRNFWANYWESKEGLAFKVSAHYTFHKLLKEILGNKEIKTAIELGGFPGYYAIFLKKYFGLDTSLFDFYIHPSTLKQVLAANDLQEKDIEVIEGDLFSYSPKNLYDLVLSCGLIEHFNDTKDIIARHAAFLKPGGTLFITLPNFTGVNGWLQRKYDPENYSKHNIDSMNPQLLADYCKALGLKNVKSGYYGKFSIWLENKAQQPSSVKVFFKGLWLAGKIATKIIPVDSKRLSPYIVVTATK; encoded by the coding sequence ATGGGAAACGAACTTACCGACAGGAATTTCTGGGCTAATTATTGGGAATCAAAAGAAGGGCTGGCATTTAAAGTATCTGCTCATTATACATTCCATAAACTTTTAAAAGAGATACTTGGTAACAAAGAGATTAAAACCGCTATTGAACTTGGCGGCTTTCCGGGTTATTATGCCATATTTCTTAAAAAGTATTTTGGCCTGGACACCTCGTTGTTCGATTTTTATATCCATCCTTCTACCTTAAAACAAGTACTGGCAGCCAACGATCTGCAGGAAAAAGATATCGAGGTTATTGAAGGCGACCTGTTCAGCTACAGCCCTAAAAATTTATACGATCTGGTATTGTCTTGCGGGTTAATTGAGCATTTTAACGATACTAAAGATATTATCGCCCGCCATGCCGCTTTCCTGAAACCGGGAGGCACCCTGTTTATCACGCTTCCTAATTTTACCGGCGTTAACGGTTGGCTGCAACGCAAGTATGATCCGGAAAATTACAGTAAGCATAATATCGATAGCATGAACCCGCAGCTGCTTGCAGATTATTGCAAAGCTTTAGGTTTAAAAAATGTAAAATCGGGGTATTATGGCAAATTCTCTATCTGGTTGGAGAATAAAGCGCAGCAACCATCATCTGTAAAAGTATTCTTTAAAGGACTTTGGCTTGCCGGTAAAATTGCCACTAAAATCATCCCGGTTGATAGCAAACGCCTGTCGCCATACATAGTGGTAACCGCTACAAAATAA